GCAGGACGCTTGCTTTGGGCAGTACCTGAAGCGACCACCAGCACGCTGAGCCTCCCGATTGATTTGAGCGCCCATACCCCCGGCACCTATTACATATCGGTCGTGATAGGCCATCAAGTTTTCACGCGGAAAATGGTGGTGGCGCGGTGATGTGGCTCACCACCGTCGCCGTTTTCCGCCCCTCACTTTGGCGTAGTCGTAAAAATCAATGATGCAGCCGCGCATATAGCTGCCTTTGGAGGAAGCGTTCATCAGCCCCTCGTATTTCTCTTTCGGCACGTCGTAGTAGCGGTAGGTGAGACCGGAAGTGACAAAGCGTACTTCCTGCGCTTGTTCTTTTTCGTCGTAGCCGACGAGGTCTATCATGGAGGAATCTACTTCAGTGTAGGTCATTGCGATGCGTATGTTCTTTTTTGAATTGCTCAGCGGTGTAGCCTTTCTCGTCCCAATCCTTGTCGGCGGAGGTTGCTTCATCGCCGTTGTTGGCGTCCCCGCCAACGACACCTCGCGCGGGAGGCCCGGCGAAAAGCGAGCTCCTTTGCTGGGCTTCGAGCTCCGCCGCTTGTTGTTGGCGAGGACGCCAACAACGGCAGAAGGACGCCAACAACGGCAGAAAAGAGGGGAGCGAAAAGGAAGAGGGGGGGCAAGGATCAGGGATTTGCTCCTGGCAGGTTGTCTTTGGCGGTTAAGCGCTCATTTTGAAAGGAATGTCCATGCGTTCCAGCAGCGTTTGAAGAAGTTGTTGCTCTTCGCGGTTTTTGGGAAAAACCTGCAACGACCCGGCCAGTTGGGTTTGCGACATTTTTTCTGCCTTGATTCGGCTGGCTCGCACCGACTCTTTAAGCGCGAGCAATCCTTCGCGAAGGTCGTCGCTGTCTTTCTCACCGAGGGTAGCGAGGAGATTTTGATAAAACTGCTCCCGCGCAGCCTCGCTGTCGAGTTGGCGGTGCTGTTCGAGCCATGTCTGGAGTTCTTGTTGAGCGGTCATTTTTTTGTGTTTTTGTTATCTTCTTCCAACAATTTCCTGAGGTGGATTATCTCGTCCAAAATCGCGTCAATGTGCTCCTGGTGTTCTTTGTCGGTCATGCTTTTGATGGCCTCCCTATTTTTGGCGTAATAATCCAGCAGATAAAGGCAAAGCGCGTAGTCTCGTTCAAGTTATTCCCGTTCGCCTTGGGTCATTTGTTCGATTTTGTGCAAAAATAGGTTTTTTTGAAACATCTCACGCGGCGGGCGCTTGGTCAAAAGACATCCCGAGACTTCGGGAAGGCGGGGGAAGACCAAGCAGGGCGAAAAAAAGTTGGTGTTACACAAATCACCAACTAAAGGTTGGCGGCACAAAAAAGCGGCCTCCGCGTATGACACGGAAGCCACTTTCATTTTGGGGAAAAGAAAAAACATCACTTCGCCGCACGCACAAAACGCCCGATTCGACGCTCGCCTTTTTCGTTCAGGGCTTCGAGGCAATAAATGCCCGTAGGCCAGTCGGTCGGCAGTTCGAGCGTCAGCACACCGGCATTTGAAGTTGGTTTTTGATGGAATATTAGCCGTCCAAAAGTGTCCGTCACGCGGAGTTGAATTTGTTGGTTTTCCCAATCGGATATTTCCAGATAAATCACACTGGAAGCAGGATTGGGAAAAATATGAATTTGCTTTTTCGATGAAAACATGTCGTCGGTGTTCACCAGCATCGGGTCGTAGCGAAATACTCCGGGATTGAAGAACTCGGAAAACCAGAGCCGGTTTTGGCTGTCCACGATAAAGGCATCCGGTTCATTGTAACTGAAATTTTGCCCGGGAAGCAGCATGAGCGGCATCAGTTCAGTCCAGGTGCCGCCGCGCAATTCGGCTACAGTCGGGAGCAAACCGGGGCGGGGATAACCCACGTACATACCGCCAGCCTTGTCGAAAGCGACCCTCGATATCACATCGGAAGGCAAGCCTGAATTGGCGCTGTTGAGCGTAGTCCAGTTTTGACCATCGTAGCGGGCCAGGCCAGACTCCGTACAAGCCCAGATGGCGCCATCAGGCGCTTGGTCTATGTAATAAACCTTGTTGCTGGGCAGCCCGGAGTTGCTGACGGTGAGGGATTCCCAGACAGCGCCGTTATAGCGAAGTATTCCGTTATAGGTGGTGGCAAACCACGCCGTCCCGTCGGCTTCAAAAATTATTTTCCGAATATAACAATTGGTCAAAGGAGCATTCGCAGCAGAAAAGAATTGCCACTGTCCATCAGCGCTGTAACGAGCTAAGCCGAAGAAGCCTTGCCCTGACAATAGCGCGAAGGAGAACCATTGGTCGCCGTTGGGCGCAGCGGCTGCGTTAACGACAAAATGGCCGGGGAATTGGACAGCACAGGTGTCGAAAAAGGTCCATTCGCCGTTGACATAACGCAGTATTTCGCTATTTTCGAGACCAAACCACATCTGTCCGCCGGGAGCGGCCTGTACGCTGGTCACATTGCGATTGGTTGTGCCATAATTTGTAGGGTGGAATTGCTCCCAGGAATCGTCGTTTTTCAGGCGTGTGATATATCCTCCTTCGTAGGTGCCGAACCAGATGCTGCCGTCAGTGCCCTCGGCGATACCGTCGAACAGGATGCCATCGGGCGGGCCGGGCAAACCCAAACTCAATCCTTGCCATGTTTGACCGTCGAAGCGGGCCAACTGACAGGTGGTGTGCACCCATATACGTCCTGCCCCGTCCTCGACCGGTGCAATCTCTGAACTTTTAACACAACCGATTTCCTGCTCACGATAATGTGTCCAGGTGCCTTGCTTCAAGATGGAAACGGTGGAAGAAGTAGTCATAAAAAGCTGGCCTGCGCTACCGGCTGTCAGTTTTCTAAAAATCACCGGCGGAGTCATACCGATATTGGCAGGCGTAAGAGCTGACCAGGTCCCGGCTTCAAATTTAGCGAGCCGGATTGCGGTAAAAGGCGCTGTCCCCCCGACAGCCCAAAGGACCCCTTCCGTTGTAAATGCCACAGAAAATACGTTATTAAAAAGGGTAATTCCAGTATTGGCCGTGGTATAGGAAGTCCAGTTGCTGCCATCTTGAATAACGACCCCGCTACCAGTTGTGGCGAAATAGCGTTTTCCGTCGGGGCCGAAAGCCACATCCCAGACGTTGTTGGTCGGCAGTCCCGAATTGGAGGTATTCAATACCGACCAAGCGCCGTTCTTGAAAATCGCCACACCGTTGTCGGTAACAGCATACATACTGCTGTCGGGCGCGGCTTTCATTTCGCGTATCAATGTAAAGGCGGACAACCCCATTTGCTCCGGTGTCCAGGTTTGTACGTTGACCCCGTCAAAACGACTGATGCCGTTGGCTTGAATCATCCACCAGTTTTCCGCGGCGTCTATGACGAGGTAAGTGATGGTGTCAGATGGCAAGGCCGAATTGGCGGTGTTCAGTACAGTGCGGTTGCCCAGCGTATCGAAACGCACGATGCCTGCACCGATGGTTCCTACGAGGATGTTGTTGCCTCGTGCCGCTTGGCAGGTCGGGTTGGGCGAAGGGGCGAAGTAGGCCCAGGTGTCGTTTTGGGCTTTGAGGGCGAGCGAAAGGCAGAGGATGAGAAAGGTGAAAGAATGTTTCATAGGCCAGATTTTGTGATGAAATTATACCTTGATTCTTCGGGATTTGTCAGATGCTCATGATTGCTCTCCCAGATTTTGAACAGATTGCGATTGCAGCCATGCCCAGAACTTGGTGGCGCGAAGTATAAATATGGCTCAAATGTATTCCCCGGCCTATCCCCTCGAATTTAGTCAGGATTTCATAAACTTTAGTTCCGACAAAAAAAAGTGTGGGCATTGTTACATCAACGATGAAATAGTGCGCTGCAAGAGATTGAAAAACAGGTTCTTGTGTGTTGCGTGAATAAGAGATGCTACTGTTTGCGAGCATCACGCGGGCTTTCTCCAAACTCTTCCCGGTAGGCTTGAGAAAACCACGACAGGTTTTCAAAACCAACTTTCCATGCGACTTCGGAAACCGTCAAATCTGTCGTAGTCAAGAAATGTTTCGCCCGTAGCAGCCGGTAGCGGCGAATGTACAGACCAGTGGAAATGCCAGCCAGCGCTGTCAGTTTGCGGTGCAGCTGCACCCGGCTCATCGTCACGGCACGCGCCAAATGTTCAGACCTGAAATCTGTTTCATCCAAGTGCGTTTCGATGGCAGCATCCACTTTATTCAAAAAAGCCCGTTCGGTAGGGGGGAGCGGGTCGGGGGCTTCGGGTTCGGCGGGGCGATTTTGCCAGCGCAGTTGTTGCAAATGAAAATTGCGCAAACGGAATAACAATTCGGCTTTGTCAAAAGGCTTTACGAGGTAATCGTCCGCGCCTTTTGAAAGACCTTCGAGAATATCCGCCCGTGTAGATTTTGCCGTGAGCAACAAAATCGGGATGTGGCTCGTGCGTAAATCCGATTTGAGCGCTTCGGTCAGCGCAAAGCCATCCATGCCGGGCATCATCACGTCGCTGATAATCACGTCGGGCAATTTTTCCTGAGCGAGCGCGAGCCCCGTCGTTCCGTTCCGGGCAGTGACCACCTCCCACGCCGGGAGCAGGCAAGCGCGGATATAATCCAACACGTCGGCGTTGTCTTCTATGACCAACGCGAGCGGCTTGGCGCTTTCAGCCATTTCGTCGGCTTCTTTTAGCAGGCTGAGGGCAACAGGAGGAATGAGCATGGAGATTTGAGGCCCGGCTTCTGGTTCCGCGTTCCGCGTCACTGGCAGCCAAACCCGGAAAATGCTGCCGCGCCCGACTTTGCTGGCTACCTCGATACGACCGTGCAGTAGTGTGACAATTTCTTTCACCAGTGCCAGGCCGATACCCGAACTTTCTTCTCCCCGCAAAGGCGCAGCGTTGCCCTGATAAAAGCGGTCGAAAATGTGCGGGATTTGTTCCGCGGGAATACCTGTGCCAGTGTCGCGCACTTCCAACAGCAGTTGTTCTCCCTGTCCCTGTTCCGTTACCGCTTTGGCAGTGACAAGCACGTTGCCATATTCTTCCGTAAATTTCAAGGCATTGGAAATCAGGTTGCTGACAATGCGCTGCAATAATTCGGGGTCGAAATCCATCTCAAAAGACTCTGGGTCGGTATGGACCTGAAGTCCGATTTTTTGCGACACAGCGTACGAATGGAAGGCTTCTACGAATATGTGCAAGTGGTTCATCAGATCGCCGCGCAGCATCTGCACGGGCAAATTGCCTGCATCGAGTCGGGCGAGGGCCAACATTTGATTGACCAGCTCGAGCAATCGCTGCCCGTTGCGTCGGATGGGAGCTAAGGAGCGTTGTATGGCCGATTGCAGTTCCTGCGCGGTTTGACCCATTTTTGTCTCCGCTTCCAATTCTCCTGCCATACCGAGAATCACCGTGAGCGGTGTGCGGAATTCGTGGGTGATGTTTGTGAAAAACTGGTTTTTGAAATTGTCCAGTTCTTTCAGCCGTTCCGCTTCGCGCTTTTCCTCGCGGAGTTTTTGTTGCATGAGCAATTGCCGGTCGCGGTTGCGCAGCCAAAGCCGGGCAGCCAGCGCCATCAGGCCGGCGTACAAAAGCCAGGCTGGCCAGCTGCGATACCAGGGCGTGGCGATATGGATTCGCAGCTCGTAAGGCTGCTCGCTCCAGCGTCCGGTAGCGTCGCGGACTTTCAGGCGAAACACATAGTCGCCGCCATCGAGTGCAGTATAAGCCGCCACCAAATTGTCGGCATCGGCATTCACCCAATCGTCGTTCACGCCCACGAGTTGATAAGCAAACTGGTAGTCCGCTTGCCTAAAAAAGCCGAGCGCAGAGAACCCAATGGAAATGAAGTTTTCGTGCGAAGCAAGGCGTATCTCATTGGGAGTGAAAAGATTGCCCAAAAGAGGTTTTTCTTTGTCCAGAACTTTGAACCAGGCGGCGTAAGGACAGGGCGGCGACGTGTCAGCGCGAAGGGAATCAGGGTGAACAATGCTTATCCCTGCGCTGTGAGCTCGAAAACACAGCTTCCCATCGGTTAAGAACCCCATGACACTGCTGCCAGTCGGAAAAATTTTATACGTCTCGTCGTCAGGAGAGAACCGGACCAACCCTTTGGGACAATGAAACCAAACTGACCCGTCCTGATGAACAAGCAGACACCTGTTTCCATTAAATCTGAAACCATTGGAAGCGTCGTACCTTTTTTGAATGCCCAGCTCCGGGTGCGCAACATCCAGCCAGCCCAGCTCCGTTGGGCTGATGCACCACATACGTCCTTTATTATCGGAGCAAAAATCCCGGATATCGGAAAAAATTTTGTCGGGTATATTTTGATAAGCAATACGATGAAATTGGCGGGTGCGTGCATCGAAAATGACAAATCCGCCCGAAGCACGCGACCACACACGCCCCCATTGGTCAGTGGCACATACGTAAAATTCGTCCGATAATCCCGTCGCCCCTCCACCAACCACTTCCGGGGGATACACATCCGGTTTGCTATTACCCGGCTTAAAATGTATGAGAAACCCACGCATACCGCTAATCACTGCCCCACCGTCGGGCAGCGCCATGGAATTGAACCACCCCGCATCCGCAGGCAGTTGAAAGTCCATGGCCACGAAGCTGTTAGCGCCTTTTGGCAAAAGATATAGTTGCTCCATGTCGTTGGCCAGCAAACCCATAGATGTCAACTCCAGCACCGAGCCGTCCGTAGGTGTTCCCTTGTTTTGAGGGAAAGGAAGCTCCCGGATATTTTGCCTGACCGGGTCCAATGCCAGCACTCCCGGCTGGCCATATTTTTTCAGATAAGTCTCCTTCCCCTCGTTATCCGTCCTGATTTTTTTAATCTCGCCGGGAGGAGTAGGTATGACGGGCACCTGATTTTTGAACCTGTCATAACGAAACAAACCTTGTTTGAAGCCCCAATAATTGCCCTTTTTATCCCGATAATGCAATGCAGCGTCTTTTTTTACAAGGACAAACTCTCCTTTCGAAATATCGAATCTGCAAATCCCGATTCCACTACCAACCCATATTGCAGCAGGGCCGTCATCGAGCAAACTATAAATTCTGTTGTTGCGATTGTTCAGGTCAAATTTGCCCGCATCGGGTAAATACTGCCGGAATTGACGGGTAGCCGGATTGAATTCGAGCAATCCGCCATTCCAGGTTCCGATATAGAGCCGCCCGTTGGCATGCGACAAGAGGCATATCATCGCATTAGAGACCTCTTCCAGCGCGACATTCGGAGATTCATACCTGAAATACTGCATGGTATTGGCGAACTTGTTCACCCGAATTAAGCCGTGTCTGGTCCCCGCCCAAATGATAGAGTCGTGCAGCGCGTCCTGCGTCACAGACATCACGGTATTGGCAAGTGAAAAAATACCGGCGACCGGCAATTGCGACTGGGAGACCACAAATCGCTCTGCTTTTTTCTCACGGTGCATAAAACGTGTTAAGCCCATCGAATTAAAATCTCCCCACCAGTCGCCTTGTCTGTCCTGAAAAATACATTCATTGCCTCTGTCCACTTCATTAGGGGGAAAATATTGGGTCGGGTCGAAACACTCCACAGCTTTGGTATGCAGGTTATACCAACAGATGCCCTCTCCGGAGCAGATCCAAAGTGTATTGGCGGCCGTATCAAAAACAAGGGCGGAGATAGAGTTGAAAATCAGGTTTTCCTCCGGCTTAAAATAAACCTTCCGGGCGTGAAGGCCATCGAACCGGCACAGGCCATCCCAAGTACCAACCCAAAAGAACCCCTCGTTGTCCTGTGCAATACTGCTTACTCCATCAAGCCCGGTTTCTTTACCAAATATTTCGGCATGGCGAAACTGGTGCTGCGCATGGAGCGTCATCGCAGCATTAAAAATCAGGCATACAGCAGGTATAAAATACGATGCGGGAGACACGGGAAATCTGGCGACTTGGTTAATGAGTTGTCACGGCAAGGATAACTATTTTTGTAAAAAAACGGGAATAAAATGTTCTGTACAAACAAAAAGCGGCCCGGTGTCCCACACACCGAGGCCGCTACCACTTAGCAGAAATAATCTTTTTGAGGTTTCAAGGTTGCAGGGTTTCAAGGTTACAAGGTTGTCCCCAACCCTGAAACCATGAAACCTTGTAACCCTGCAACCTTTTAATCCACATTATCGTGCAAATACGAATTCCCGCCCACGCGGATTTCGCCTTCTTCTTCGAGTGAAATGGTCCAGTTGGACATTTCGGGCTGCTCCGAATCAGGCACATCGTCGAGATTGATGCTCTTGCGGAGGTAAGCCGGTTGATTTTCCAGTTCGATAATCGTCTGCGGCGAATTGAGTTTCACCACGTTGATGGGGCGGTTGAGCGCCTCTTGGCGGCGACGCTGCGCCTCTTCGATGCGGCGGCGGCGTTCTTCCGGCGATATTTCGTCGTCCTCCGGCTGGCGGAGGTAGGGGTCGCTGTTGACAGGTGTCGTGCGGCGGATTTTGTCCACCGTCTCCCGGATGTTGTCGAACTCGAATTCGAGCGCGCTGGCAGCCTTCTCGTCCACCGGGGCGTACGGCTCATCGGACGTAATCGTAAAGAGAGAAGGCTGGTTCTTTTTTCCAGAAGCCTCATCGTCGAGGTGAACGACTTGGCGCTCGTGCGGATTGGCCTGACGCAGCGGCGTTACTTGGCCGGGCACACGGCGCTCGCTCACCTCAAAGCCTGTGGCGATGATGGTGACGGCGAGTTTTTCGCCCAGACGCTCGTCGAAGCAGTTGCCCCAGATGAGGTTGGCGTTTTCGCCCGCTTTTTCCTGCACAAATTGCGTAATTTCAAAAATCTCGTCCATCGTCGCCTCTTTCGCGCCGGAGGTGATATTGACCAGAATGTTTTTCGCGCCGTAGATGTCGTTGTCCTCCAACAGCGGCGAACGCAGGGCTTCGTCGGCGGCGCGGAAGGCGCGGTTCTCACCTTCGATGCAGGCCGTGCCCATGATAGCGACGCCGGAGCCGCGCATCGTGGTGTTCACATCCTCGAAGTCCACGTTGACGTAGCCGGGCACGGTGATGATTTCGGCGATGCCTTTGGCGGCGGTGCAGAGGATGTTGTCCGCCTCGGCGAAAGCCGCCGAAATGCTGAGGTTGCCGAAGATGTCGCGCAGTTTGTCGTTGGAGATAATGACAAGGCAATCAACGTTTTTGCGCAATTCTTCCAAGCCTTCCATGCCGTTGCCGACACGGATTTTGCCCTCAAACGTGAAGGGTAAAGTGCAAATGCCGACGGTCAAAATGCCGAGTTCCTGAGCCGCTTTGGCGATGATGGGCGCCGCGCCGGTGCCGGTGCCGCCGCCCATGCCTGCGGTGATGAACACCATCTTGGTGCCGTCTTCGAGGAAACGTTTGATTTCGTCGAGGCTCTCGATGCAGGCTTGTTTGCCCACTGAGGGTTTGCTGCCCGCGCCGCGTCCTTCGGTGAGGAGTTGGCCGAGCGAGATTTTGGTCGGCACGGGGCTGAGATTCATGGCCTGTGCGTCGGTATTGCAAATGGCGTAGTCCACGCCAACGATGCCTTGTTTGTACATGTGGGTGACTGCGTTCGAACCGCCGCCGCCTACGCCGATGATTTTTATGATTGAAGGTTCATCCTTCGGAAGATCAAATAACATGATATTTTGAATTTGAGTGAGTTATCAAATTTGAGTTGATGAGGGTTGATGAGGGTTTATGAAGGTTGATAAGCGTAGAGTGTGCCGCGTTTATCAACTCTTATAAACCTTTATCAACCTTCATCAACTTATTTTTTTCTTTCAAAATCCAAATCGGGTTCGGCCTCGAACCACTCCTTGGTCTTTTTGAAAACGGTGTCGAACCACGACGGGCCTTTTTCTTCTGAAACATTGGACAGTTCGCTGTTGTCGTCGGAAACGGGTTGTCCGTCAGCGGGTTGGCCGTTGCCCGGCTCGATGTCCTGCAAGCCGCGCAGCAGCAGGCCGATGCCTGTGCTGAAAATCGGGCTGTTGACTTTTTCGTGGTAGCCGTGCGCGAGATGCTCCACCGGGACACCGATGCGGCAGGTCATGCCGGTGTGGAATTCGGTGAGTTTTTCAGAGTGCGCCATGAGCGCGCCGCCGCCGGTGAGCACGATGCCGCCGATGAGTTTGCGTTCGTAGCCGCTGCGCCGGATTTCCCAAAGCACATAGTCGAGCACCTCCTCCATGCGCGCTTGGATGATGCGGGCGAGGTTTTTCTCGCTGATTTCCTTGTGGTCGCGCCCTTTGAGGCCGGGGATGGTGATGATGCGGTTGTCGAACACCTCGTTGGCGAGGGCGGAGCCGAATTTGACTTTAAGTTTTTCGGCCTGCGGCTGCATCACGGTGCAGCCTTCTTTGATGTCGGCTGTGATGACGTTGCCGCCGAAGGGGATGACCGCCGTGTGGCGGATGATGCCTTCGTGGAAAATCGTGATGTCGGTGGTGCCGCCGCCGATGTCCACGAGCGCCACGCCTGCCTGTTTTTCCTCTTCGGAGAGGGTGGCGTCGGCGCTGGCGATGGGTTCGAGGGTGAGGTCGGCGACTTTGAGGCCGACTTTCTCGATGCAGCGGTAGATGTTGTTGATGGCCGTGATTTGGCCGGTGATGATGTGGAAGTTGGCTTCCAATCGCACGCCGCACATCCCGACGGGGTCGGTGATGCCCTGCTCGGAGTCCACGGTGAACTCTTGCGGGAAGACGTGAATGATTTTGTCGCCGGGCGGCAGCACGAGTTTGAACATGTCGTTCACCAGCCGGTCAATGTCGCGGCGGGCGATTTCGGTGTGGTCGCTCTCGCGGGTGAGGATGCCCCGGTGCTGGAGGCTTTTGATGTGCTGGCCTGCGATGCCGACATGAACCGAGCGAAATTTCATGCGGGCGTTGCGCTCGCAGATTTCGACGGCTTCGCGGATGGCGTTCACGGTTTTTTCGATGTTCGAGACCACGCCGCGCAGCACGCCTGCGCTTTCGACTTTGCCGATGCCGATGATCTCGAGTTTGCCGTGTGTGTTTTTGCGGCCTGCGAGGCAGCAGACTTTTGTGGTGCCAATGTCGAGGGCAACTACAACATCATGGGGTTGTGGGAGTAATTCCGTCATAACGTTTCTGTTTAAGTGGTTGGAAAAGGTTGATGAAGGTTGATAAAAGTTGATAAGGGTTGATTCACTTGCCCTTCCTGACTTTTTTCAAATTTCTACCGACCAATCCTAGATTGTTTGAGTCTCGGTTTGTTTTCTCAACCCTTCGCTCCCGGCACGAAACTCTTTTCCGTCAGCAAAGGTATTTTTAAAATTTTTGTTTCAAAAAAAATTGTTGATAAAAATGTTGATGAAGGTTTATAAAGGTTG
This genomic interval from Saprospiraceae bacterium contains the following:
- a CDS encoding response regulator: MHREKKAERFVVSQSQLPVAGIFSLANTVMSVTQDALHDSIIWAGTRHGLIRVNKFANTMQYFRYESPNVALEEVSNAMICLLSHANGRLYIGTWNGGLLEFNPATRQFRQYLPDAGKFDLNNRNNRIYSLLDDGPAAIWVGSGIGICRFDISKGEFVLVKKDAALHYRDKKGNYWGFKQGLFRYDRFKNQVPVIPTPPGEIKKIRTDNEGKETYLKKYGQPGVLALDPVRQNIRELPFPQNKGTPTDGSVLELTSMGLLANDMEQLYLLPKGANSFVAMDFQLPADAGWFNSMALPDGGAVISGMRGFLIHFKPGNSKPDVYPPEVVGGGATGLSDEFYVCATDQWGRVWSRASGGFVIFDARTRQFHRIAYQNIPDKIFSDIRDFCSDNKGRMWCISPTELGWLDVAHPELGIQKRYDASNGFRFNGNRCLLVHQDGSVWFHCPKGLVRFSPDDETYKIFPTGSSVMGFLTDGKLCFRAHSAGISIVHPDSLRADTSPPCPYAAWFKVLDKEKPLLGNLFTPNEIRLASHENFISIGFSALGFFRQADYQFAYQLVGVNDDWVNADADNLVAAYTALDGGDYVFRLKVRDATGRWSEQPYELRIHIATPWYRSWPAWLLYAGLMALAARLWLRNRDRQLLMQQKLREEKREAERLKELDNFKNQFFTNITHEFRTPLTVILGMAGELEAETKMGQTAQELQSAIQRSLAPIRRNGQRLLELVNQMLALARLDAGNLPVQMLRGDLMNHLHIFVEAFHSYAVSQKIGLQVHTDPESFEMDFDPELLQRIVSNLISNALKFTEEYGNVLVTAKAVTEQGQGEQLLLEVRDTGTGIPAEQIPHIFDRFYQGNAAPLRGEESSGIGLALVKEIVTLLHGRIEVASKVGRGSIFRVWLPVTRNAEPEAGPQISMLIPPVALSLLKEADEMAESAKPLALVIEDNADVLDYIRACLLPAWEVVTARNGTTGLALAQEKLPDVIISDVMMPGMDGFALTEALKSDLRTSHIPILLLTAKSTRADILEGLSKGADDYLVKPFDKAELLFRLRNFHLQQLRWQNRPAEPEAPDPLPPTERAFLNKVDAAIETHLDETDFRSEHLARAVTMSRVQLHRKLTALAGISTGLYIRRYRLLRAKHFLTTTDLTVSEVAWKVGFENLSWFSQAYREEFGESPRDARKQ
- the ftsA gene encoding cell division protein FtsA; its protein translation is MTELLPQPHDVVVALDIGTTKVCCLAGRKNTHGKLEIIGIGKVESAGVLRGVVSNIEKTVNAIREAVEICERNARMKFRSVHVGIAGQHIKSLQHRGILTRESDHTEIARRDIDRLVNDMFKLVLPPGDKIIHVFPQEFTVDSEQGITDPVGMCGVRLEANFHIITGQITAINNIYRCIEKVGLKVADLTLEPIASADATLSEEEKQAGVALVDIGGGTTDITIFHEGIIRHTAVIPFGGNVITADIKEGCTVMQPQAEKLKVKFGSALANEVFDNRIITIPGLKGRDHKEISEKNLARIIQARMEEVLDYVLWEIRRSGYERKLIGGIVLTGGGALMAHSEKLTEFHTGMTCRIGVPVEHLAHGYHEKVNSPIFSTGIGLLLRGLQDIEPGNGQPADGQPVSDDNSELSNVSEEKGPSWFDTVFKKTKEWFEAEPDLDFERKK
- the ftsZ gene encoding cell division protein FtsZ, which translates into the protein MLFDLPKDEPSIIKIIGVGGGGSNAVTHMYKQGIVGVDYAICNTDAQAMNLSPVPTKISLGQLLTEGRGAGSKPSVGKQACIESLDEIKRFLEDGTKMVFITAGMGGGTGTGAAPIIAKAAQELGILTVGICTLPFTFEGKIRVGNGMEGLEELRKNVDCLVIISNDKLRDIFGNLSISAAFAEADNILCTAAKGIAEIITVPGYVNVDFEDVNTTMRGSGVAIMGTACIEGENRAFRAADEALRSPLLEDNDIYGAKNILVNITSGAKEATMDEIFEITQFVQEKAGENANLIWGNCFDERLGEKLAVTIIATGFEVSERRVPGQVTPLRQANPHERQVVHLDDEASGKKNQPSLFTITSDEPYAPVDEKAASALEFEFDNIRETVDKIRRTTPVNSDPYLRQPEDDEISPEERRRRIEEAQRRRQEALNRPINVVKLNSPQTIIELENQPAYLRKSINLDDVPDSEQPEMSNWTISLEEEGEIRVGGNSYLHDNVD
- a CDS encoding T9SS type A sorting domain-containing protein; the protein is MKHSFTFLILCLSLALKAQNDTWAYFAPSPNPTCQAARGNNILVGTIGAGIVRFDTLGNRTVLNTANSALPSDTITYLVIDAAENWWMIQANGISRFDGVNVQTWTPEQMGLSAFTLIREMKAAPDSSMYAVTDNGVAIFKNGAWSVLNTSNSGLPTNNVWDVAFGPDGKRYFATTGSGVVIQDGSNWTSYTTANTGITLFNNVFSVAFTTEGVLWAVGGTAPFTAIRLAKFEAGTWSALTPANIGMTPPVIFRKLTAGSAGQLFMTTSSTVSILKQGTWTHYREQEIGCVKSSEIAPVEDGAGRIWVHTTCQLARFDGQTWQGLSLGLPGPPDGILFDGIAEGTDGSIWFGTYEGGYITRLKNDDSWEQFHPTNYGTTNRNVTSVQAAPGGQMWFGLENSEILRYVNGEWTFFDTCAVQFPGHFVVNAAAAPNGDQWFSFALLSGQGFFGLARYSADGQWQFFSAANAPLTNCYIRKIIFEADGTAWFATTYNGILRYNGAVWESLTVSNSGLPSNKVYYIDQAPDGAIWACTESGLARYDGQNWTTLNSANSGLPSDVISRVAFDKAGGMYVGYPRPGLLPTVAELRGGTWTELMPLMLLPGQNFSYNEPDAFIVDSQNRLWFSEFFNPGVFRYDPMLVNTDDMFSSKKQIHIFPNPASSVIYLEISDWENQQIQLRVTDTFGRLIFHQKPTSNAGVLTLELPTDWPTGIYCLEALNEKGERRIGRFVRAAK
- a CDS encoding KTSC domain-containing protein — translated: MTYTEVDSSMIDLVGYDEKEQAQEVRFVTSGLTYRYYDVPKEKYEGLMNASSKGSYMRGCIIDFYDYAKVRGGKRRRW